One region of Oxalobacteraceae bacterium OTU3CAMAD1 genomic DNA includes:
- a CDS encoding NADH:flavin oxidoreductase/NADH oxidase gives MSKIFEPLTLRGVTLRNRFALSPMCQYTATDGYAGDYHAVHYGRFALGGFGLLMVEATAVSPEGRISHGDLGLWDDAHIEGLSRIAAFAKSYGATPGIQIAHAGPKASIQRAFEGNGPLDDDDAARGEHAWEVVSPSARAVAKGWLTPTALDANGIAKVRSDFIAAARRALRAGFEVLELHYAHGFLLNAFLSPLTNDRTDEYGGSFENRIRLPLEIAREVREVWPKDKPLFVRLSAVDGSSNGWTIHDSVAFAAALKAVGVDVIDCSAGGFGVYEYPSGYGFQVPFAAQIRREANIGTMAVGMINDPLQAESVIASGQADLVALGHAALRDPHFPLHAQRILEAVSPDAAYADWNIQAGWWLGHRESKLLQLGPWAPTLDTAKNRGRD, from the coding sequence ATGAGCAAAATTTTCGAGCCTTTAACCCTGCGCGGCGTCACCCTGCGTAACCGCTTCGCCCTCAGCCCGATGTGCCAGTACACGGCTACCGATGGCTATGCCGGCGATTACCACGCCGTCCACTACGGCCGCTTCGCCCTCGGCGGCTTCGGCCTGCTGATGGTCGAGGCCACGGCGGTCTCGCCCGAAGGACGGATCTCGCATGGCGACCTCGGCCTGTGGGATGACGCCCATATTGAAGGTCTCTCGCGCATCGCCGCGTTTGCCAAATCCTATGGCGCCACACCCGGAATCCAGATCGCCCATGCCGGCCCAAAGGCCAGCATCCAGAGAGCCTTCGAAGGCAACGGTCCGCTGGACGACGACGACGCGGCACGCGGTGAACATGCTTGGGAAGTGGTGTCGCCAAGCGCGCGCGCGGTCGCCAAGGGCTGGCTGACGCCCACCGCGTTGGATGCGAACGGCATCGCCAAGGTACGTTCGGATTTCATCGCTGCGGCACGACGCGCCCTGCGCGCGGGTTTCGAGGTACTGGAACTGCACTACGCGCACGGCTTCTTGCTCAACGCTTTCCTGTCGCCGCTGACCAACGACCGTACCGATGAATATGGCGGCAGCTTCGAGAACCGCATCCGCCTGCCGCTGGAGATCGCCCGCGAGGTACGCGAGGTCTGGCCGAAGGACAAGCCGCTGTTTGTGCGCTTGTCGGCGGTCGATGGCAGCAGCAACGGTTGGACCATCCACGACAGTGTCGCTTTCGCGGCGGCCTTGAAGGCGGTCGGCGTCGACGTCATCGATTGCTCGGCCGGTGGCTTCGGCGTCTACGAATACCCCAGCGGCTATGGCTTCCAGGTACCGTTCGCCGCGCAGATTCGCCGCGAGGCAAACATCGGCACCATGGCGGTGGGAATGATTAACGATCCGTTGCAGGCTGAATCAGTCATCGCCTCCGGCCAGGCCGACCTGGTGGCGCTTGGCCATGCGGCTTTGCGCGATCCGCATTTCCCATTGCATGCACAGCGGATATTGGAGGCTGTCAGCCCGGACGCGGCGTATGCCGACTGGAATATCCAAGCCGGCTGGTGGCTCGGCCACCGCGAAAGCAAACTTCTGCAGTTGGGGCCATGGGCCCCGACGTTGGACACCGCCAAGAATCGCGGCAGGGATTGA
- a CDS encoding LysR family transcriptional regulator, giving the protein MSKKVIIEPAARAEGMEGALPSPPVHLPGLLTFESAARHLNFARAAAEMGVTPTAVSRTIKNVEAQLNVRLFNRTTRSVSLTEAGASLNAALAPALEQIKSSLSQALLATDQPSGMLRVNSSYVAYRILIEPHLAAFLEQFPLIDVEISLDNQLSDIVSAGFDIGIRMGKKLQSDMVAVQLGPVQKRIVVAAPDYFRERREPETIDELLKHDCIRQRYSVAGRFYEWKFQDRGQTVQIDVQGRLIYDEMRSVLDAAVQGQGIAFILEDFAKQELENGMLRQILRRHTEVDDAFHLYYPHRTHMPGKLRAFVDFMRAANSKRT; this is encoded by the coding sequence ATGAGCAAAAAAGTCATAATCGAGCCTGCGGCCCGCGCCGAGGGCATGGAAGGCGCGCTGCCTTCGCCGCCGGTGCATCTGCCCGGTCTATTGACCTTCGAGTCTGCCGCCAGGCATTTGAATTTCGCTCGCGCCGCTGCGGAAATGGGCGTCACGCCGACGGCGGTGTCGCGCACCATCAAAAATGTGGAAGCGCAGCTGAATGTGCGGCTGTTCAATCGCACGACACGCAGCGTCAGTTTGACCGAGGCCGGGGCGTCATTGAATGCGGCATTAGCTCCCGCGCTTGAGCAGATCAAAAGCTCGCTGTCGCAAGCCTTGCTCGCGACGGATCAACCGTCGGGTATGTTGCGCGTCAATTCCTCATACGTCGCATATCGCATCTTGATTGAGCCGCACCTGGCAGCGTTCCTTGAGCAATTTCCGCTGATCGATGTCGAGATATCGCTGGATAATCAACTGAGCGATATCGTCAGCGCCGGTTTCGATATCGGAATACGCATGGGAAAAAAACTGCAAAGCGACATGGTCGCCGTGCAGCTGGGGCCGGTACAAAAAAGGATAGTGGTGGCCGCCCCGGATTACTTCCGCGAGCGGCGTGAACCGGAAACCATCGATGAATTGCTGAAGCACGACTGCATACGCCAGCGTTATTCCGTCGCCGGCAGATTCTATGAGTGGAAGTTCCAAGATCGCGGTCAAACGGTTCAAATCGACGTTCAAGGGCGTTTGATTTATGACGAAATGAGATCCGTCCTGGATGCCGCAGTTCAAGGCCAGGGCATCGCTTTCATCCTCGAAGATTTTGCGAAGCAAGAGCTGGAAAACGGCATGCTACGGCAGATACTGAGGCGGCACACCGAAGTGGACGATGCCTTTCATCTCTACTATCCGCATCGCACGCACATGCCGGGCAAGCTGCGCGCGTTCGTTGATTTTATGCGCGCTGCCAATAGCAAGCGAACCTGA
- a CDS encoding DciA family protein has protein sequence MRFNSSNVSINRRNPVGATDFLRRDDKLAAMMPAIERMAALQKDCATALPAMFKYCEILAFDDGQLTLSLPNASLAAKLKQQIPKLQETLARRGWQVNGVKLRVQMTKPAEIKEQMRALSLPEAAVTAFDALGDTLEDTPQNATLIAALKAMVARRRPA, from the coding sequence ATGCGATTTAATTCCTCCAACGTATCGATCAACCGCCGCAACCCGGTCGGGGCGACCGACTTCCTGCGCCGCGACGACAAGCTGGCGGCCATGATGCCGGCTATCGAGCGCATGGCGGCGCTGCAAAAAGATTGTGCAACGGCCTTGCCCGCGATGTTCAAGTATTGCGAAATCCTGGCTTTCGACGACGGCCAGCTGACCTTGTCGCTGCCGAACGCCTCGCTGGCGGCCAAGCTCAAGCAGCAAATTCCCAAGCTGCAGGAGACGCTGGCGCGGCGCGGCTGGCAGGTAAACGGCGTCAAGCTGCGGGTGCAGATGACCAAGCCGGCCGAGATCAAGGAGCAGATGCGGGCGCTGTCGCTGCCGGAGGCGGCCGTAACGGCCTTCGACGCGCTGGGCGATACGCTGGAAGATACACCGCAGAACGCCACCTTGATCGCCGCGTTAAAGGCGATGGTGGCGCGCCGCCGACCGGCTTAA
- the secA gene encoding preprotein translocase subunit SecA: protein MSLLTQIFGSRNTRLLKQYQKTVREINALEPAMEKLSDAELQAKTPAFKARIANGETLDALLPEAFAVCREASKRVFKMRHFDVQLLGGMVLHFGKIAEMGTGEGKTLTATLPAYLNALSGKGVHIVTVNDYLAQRDAETMGKLYAWLGLTTGINLSQMEHSTKQSAYASDITYGTNNEFGFDYLRDNMVFEAGDRVQRALNFGIVDEVDSILIDEARTPLIISGQAENHTDLYHKINELPPLLTRQIGEETSDGKGTVEVPGDYVKDEKAHSVLLTEAGHEKAEAILTKMGLLPEGASLYDSANITLVHHLYAALRAHALYFKDQHYVVQNNEVVIVDEFTGRLMTGRRWSDGLHQAVEAKEGVKIQNENQTLASITFQNYFRMYAKLAGMTGTADTEAYEFQEIYGLETVVIPPNRPSQRKDRQDQVYKSAAEKYNAMMLEIRECYDRGQPVLVGTTSIENSELLSGILTKGGLPHNVLNAKQHAREAEIIAQAGSPKAITIATNMAGRGTDIVLGGNVEKQIQFIEANPDLSDADKAAQAKAMRDGWQALHEQVVAAGGLHIVGTERHESRRVDNQLRGRAARQGDPGMSRFFLSLDDQLLRIFAGDRVRAIMDRLKMPEGEPIEAGIVSRSIESAQRKVEARNFDIRKQLLEYDDVANDQRKVIYQQRNELLETTDISELIESLRHGAFTDLVREYVPAESVEEQWNVKGLEAALASEWQIDVPLTAMLESEQNLNDEDILERVLAAADAVYQAKIDIVGKESFGGFERNVMLQSVDSHWREHLAALDHLRQGIHLRGYAQKNPKQEYKREAFELFGQMLEMIKNEVVKLIMTVRIQSREEIDAAEAAMQQSHVENVSYQHADFNPNAAPEELLAPQAASNLGGLPPELQGLSGEQLMELGLKVGRNDPCPCGSGKKYKACHGKLA, encoded by the coding sequence ATGTCATTACTGACCCAGATTTTCGGCAGCCGCAACACGCGCCTGCTCAAGCAATACCAAAAAACGGTACGCGAGATCAATGCGCTCGAGCCGGCGATGGAAAAACTGTCGGATGCCGAGCTGCAAGCGAAGACGCCCGCCTTCAAGGCGCGCATCGCCAATGGCGAGACGCTCGACGCGCTGTTGCCCGAGGCGTTCGCCGTCTGCCGCGAAGCGAGCAAGCGCGTCTTCAAGATGCGCCATTTCGACGTTCAATTGCTTGGCGGTATGGTCCTGCACTTCGGCAAGATCGCCGAAATGGGCACGGGCGAGGGTAAAACCCTGACCGCGACTCTGCCGGCCTACCTGAACGCGCTGTCGGGCAAGGGCGTGCACATCGTCACCGTCAACGACTATCTGGCCCAGCGCGACGCCGAGACCATGGGCAAGCTGTACGCCTGGCTCGGTTTGACCACCGGTATCAACCTGTCGCAGATGGAGCACTCCACCAAGCAGTCTGCCTATGCGTCGGACATTACCTACGGCACCAACAACGAATTCGGTTTCGACTACCTGCGCGACAACATGGTGTTCGAGGCCGGCGACCGCGTCCAGCGCGCGCTCAACTTCGGCATCGTCGATGAAGTCGACTCGATCCTGATCGACGAAGCCCGCACCCCGCTGATCATCTCCGGCCAGGCCGAGAACCACACGGACCTGTACCACAAGATCAACGAGCTGCCGCCGTTGCTCACGCGCCAGATCGGTGAAGAGACCTCGGACGGCAAGGGCACGGTCGAAGTGCCGGGTGATTACGTCAAGGACGAAAAAGCCCACTCGGTGCTGCTGACCGAAGCCGGCCACGAAAAAGCCGAAGCGATCCTGACCAAAATGGGTCTGCTGCCGGAAGGCGCGTCGCTGTACGACTCCGCCAACATCACGCTGGTGCACCACCTGTACGCGGCGCTGCGCGCGCACGCGCTGTACTTCAAGGATCAGCACTACGTAGTGCAGAACAATGAAGTCGTCATCGTCGATGAATTCACCGGCCGCCTGATGACGGGTCGCCGCTGGTCCGACGGCCTGCACCAGGCGGTCGAGGCGAAAGAGGGCGTCAAGATCCAGAACGAGAACCAGACCCTGGCCTCGATCACCTTCCAGAACTACTTCCGCATGTACGCCAAGCTGGCCGGCATGACCGGTACCGCCGATACCGAAGCGTACGAGTTCCAGGAAATCTACGGCCTCGAAACCGTCGTCATTCCACCGAACCGTCCTTCGCAGCGCAAGGACCGCCAGGACCAGGTCTATAAATCGGCGGCCGAGAAGTACAACGCCATGATGCTGGAAATCCGCGAATGCTACGATCGCGGCCAACCGGTGCTGGTCGGTACCACCTCGATCGAAAACTCGGAGCTGTTGTCGGGCATCCTGACCAAGGGCGGCCTGCCGCACAACGTCCTGAACGCCAAGCAGCACGCCCGCGAAGCGGAAATCATCGCGCAGGCGGGTAGCCCGAAAGCGATCACCATCGCCACCAACATGGCCGGTCGCGGTACCGACATTGTCCTCGGTGGTAACGTCGAGAAGCAGATCCAGTTCATCGAAGCCAATCCGGACCTGAGCGACGCCGACAAAGCGGCGCAAGCGAAGGCGATGCGCGACGGCTGGCAAGCCTTGCACGAGCAGGTGGTCGCCGCCGGCGGTCTGCATATCGTCGGCACCGAACGCCACGAATCGCGCCGCGTCGACAACCAGCTGCGCGGCCGCGCCGCGCGCCAGGGTGACCCGGGCATGTCGCGTTTCTTCCTGTCGCTCGACGACCAGCTGCTGCGCATCTTCGCGGGCGACCGCGTGCGCGCCATCATGGACCGTTTGAAGATGCCGGAAGGCGAACCGATTGAAGCGGGCATCGTCTCGCGTTCGATCGAATCGGCGCAGCGCAAGGTCGAGGCGCGCAACTTCGACATCCGTAAGCAGCTGCTCGAGTACGACGACGTCGCCAACGACCAGCGTAAAGTCATTTACCAGCAGCGTAACGAACTGCTGGAAACCACCGATATCTCGGAACTGATCGAATCGCTGCGCCACGGCGCCTTCACCGACCTGGTACGCGAATACGTGCCGGCCGAATCGGTCGAGGAGCAGTGGAACGTCAAGGGCCTGGAAGCGGCGCTGGCGTCGGAATGGCAGATCGACGTGCCGCTGACGGCGATGCTGGAGTCCGAGCAGAACCTGAACGACGAAGACATCCTGGAACGCGTGCTGGCTGCGGCCGACGCGGTGTACCAGGCCAAGATCGATATCGTCGGCAAGGAATCGTTCGGCGGCTTCGAGCGCAACGTCATGCTGCAAAGCGTCGACAGCCACTGGCGCGAGCACCTGGCCGCGCTGGATCACCTGCGCCAGGGTATCCACCTGCGCGGTTATGCGCAGAAGAATCCGAAGCAGGAATACAAGCGCGAAGCGTTTGAGCTGTTCGGCCAGATGCTGGAGATGATCAAGAACGAAGTGGTCAAGTTGATCATGACGGTACGGATCCAGTCGCGCGAAGAGATCGACGCGGCCGAAGCGGCGATGCAGCAATCGCACGTGGAGAACGTGAGCTACCAGCACGCGGACTTCAACCCGAACGCGGCGCCGGAAGAGTTGTTGGCGCCACAGGCGGCGTCGAATCTGGGCGGCCTGCCGCCGGAGCTGCAAGGCCTGAGCGGCGAGCAGTTGATGGAGCTGGGCCTGAAGGTCGGACGCAACGACCCCTGCCCATGCGGCAGCGGCAAGAAGTACAAAGCCTGCCACGGCAAGCTGGCGTAA
- a CDS encoding ATP-binding protein produces the protein MSLSLRAKFLLLSAVIQALVVGLLIWNSIRLMNHAVGTNAERVAQEYAVTLNLSLSPYATRGRLPELSGYLAEMLADPEDSLLRYLLILDENEQPIIEVGKRNEPLPAILKQGGGTSFKGVHTVINDATLHARSPLLLQGSRIGSINFGLTTEDLKHARDKVMLQGGVISLAGLAFGLLLFYAFTHGIGRRLRALMGQSAQMELGDYSKALAVDGDDEIAAFARALNTMSAALRERIAQLEHSELRLSEAKRDLKDLNVSLESRVTERSAALERANADLSAALSTLQRTQVELLASEKMASLGSLVAGIAHELNTPIGNSLLASTSLRDRVEDFESHVAAGALRRSELIVHLEEVRTASQLISNSLHKAAELISSFKQIAVDQTNDQRREFDLQEAVRDTIATYTPRLRRAGCEVVLEIQEGLRFDSYPGGLYQVLNNLMNNALNHAFEAGRSGTITVHAEAAADGMVALTFSDDGVGMTDEVLRRVFDPFFTTRMGQGGTGLGMHIVYNIVNAALGGRITVSSAPGAGTSVRMLLPRSAPQRDASR, from the coding sequence GTGAGCCTCTCGCTGCGCGCCAAATTCTTGCTGCTTAGTGCCGTGATCCAGGCGCTGGTGGTCGGCCTGCTGATATGGAATAGCATCCGGCTGATGAACCATGCGGTCGGCACCAACGCCGAGCGGGTCGCGCAGGAATATGCGGTCACGCTCAACCTCTCCCTCAGCCCCTACGCCACGCGCGGCCGCCTGCCGGAACTGAGCGGCTATCTGGCCGAAATGCTGGCCGATCCCGAAGACAGCCTGCTGCGCTATCTGCTGATACTCGACGAGAACGAACAACCGATCATCGAAGTGGGCAAGCGCAATGAGCCGCTGCCCGCGATCCTCAAACAAGGCGGCGGCACCAGCTTCAAGGGCGTCCACACCGTCATCAACGACGCGACCTTGCATGCGCGTTCGCCGCTGCTGCTGCAAGGTAGCCGCATCGGCAGCATCAACTTCGGCCTCACCACGGAAGATCTGAAACACGCGCGCGACAAGGTCATGCTGCAGGGCGGCGTGATCTCGCTGGCCGGCCTGGCCTTCGGGCTGCTGCTGTTCTACGCCTTCACCCACGGCATCGGCCGCCGGCTGCGCGCGCTGATGGGGCAATCCGCGCAAATGGAACTGGGCGACTACAGCAAGGCGCTGGCGGTTGACGGCGACGACGAAATCGCCGCCTTCGCGCGCGCGCTCAACACGATGAGCGCGGCGCTGCGCGAACGCATCGCGCAGCTGGAGCATTCGGAGCTGCGCCTGTCGGAAGCCAAGCGCGATCTGAAAGACCTGAACGTCTCGCTGGAGAGCCGCGTGACCGAGCGCTCGGCCGCGCTGGAACGCGCCAACGCCGACTTGAGCGCCGCCTTGTCCACCTTGCAGCGCACGCAGGTCGAGCTGCTGGCGTCGGAGAAAATGGCCTCGCTCGGATCGCTGGTGGCGGGCATCGCGCACGAACTCAATACGCCGATCGGCAACAGCCTGCTGGCATCGACCTCGCTGCGCGACCGCGTCGAGGATTTCGAAAGCCATGTCGCGGCCGGCGCGCTGCGCCGCTCGGAGTTGATTGTGCATCTGGAGGAGGTGCGCACCGCCAGCCAGCTGATATCGAACTCGCTGCACAAGGCGGCGGAGCTGATCTCATCGTTCAAGCAGATCGCGGTCGACCAGACCAACGACCAGCGCCGCGAGTTCGACCTGCAGGAGGCGGTGCGCGACACCATCGCCACCTATACGCCGCGTTTGCGCCGGGCCGGGTGCGAGGTGGTGCTGGAGATACAGGAAGGACTGCGCTTCGACTCGTACCCGGGCGGGCTGTATCAGGTCCTGAATAATTTGATGAACAACGCACTCAATCACGCGTTCGAGGCCGGCCGGAGCGGGACCATCACCGTGCACGCGGAAGCGGCTGCGGACGGCATGGTGGCGCTGACGTTCAGCGACGACGGCGTCGGCATGACGGACGAAGTATTGCGGCGGGTGTTCGATCCGTTTTTCACCACGCGCATGGGACAGGGCGGGACGGGTTTGGGTATGCACATCGTGTACAACATCGTCAACGCGGCGCTGGGTGGGCGCATCACGGTATCGTCGGCGCCGGGAGCGGGAACGTCGGTGCGGATGCTGTTGCCGCGTTCCGCGCCGCAGCGGGACGCAAGCCGCTAA
- a CDS encoding DMT family transporter — MLIAVAMFSFMDTAMKLLSAHYPAMQVTALRALSSLPLLCGYIIYRGAFRGIFAVRWSMQIFRAVLGIAMLTTFAFGLKSLSLAEAYSIFFIAPSLITALSVFVLKEKVGPGQCVAIVVGLIGVLVVLRPEGTGFLTIGGLAVLAAAACYAMSAIAARVLARTDSTESMMFWLLTMMAAGAVALSYRDWVPVRAEDSWVLVALALSGFFGQLAITKAFSTGKASVVAPFEYSALAWGVAIDWLLWQTLPDGYTLLGAGIIIASGIYLVRREAVHVEAEHP; from the coding sequence ATGTTGATCGCCGTGGCCATGTTCTCGTTCATGGACACGGCCATGAAGCTGCTGTCCGCCCACTATCCCGCCATGCAGGTGACCGCTTTGCGCGCGCTGAGCTCGCTGCCGCTGCTGTGCGGCTATATCATTTATCGCGGCGCCTTCCGTGGCATCTTCGCGGTCCGCTGGTCGATGCAGATTTTCCGCGCCGTGCTTGGCATCGCCATGCTGACCACTTTCGCCTTCGGCCTGAAGTCCCTGTCGCTGGCCGAGGCGTATTCGATCTTTTTCATCGCGCCGTCGCTGATCACCGCGCTGTCGGTGTTCGTGTTGAAGGAGAAGGTCGGCCCGGGGCAGTGTGTCGCCATCGTTGTCGGCCTGATCGGCGTGCTGGTCGTGCTGCGCCCGGAAGGCACCGGCTTCCTGACCATCGGCGGCCTGGCCGTGCTGGCCGCGGCCGCCTGCTACGCGATGTCGGCCATCGCCGCCCGCGTGCTGGCGCGCACCGATAGCACCGAGTCGATGATGTTCTGGCTGCTGACCATGATGGCCGCCGGCGCCGTGGCGCTGTCGTACCGCGACTGGGTGCCGGTGCGCGCCGAGGACAGCTGGGTGCTGGTGGCGCTGGCGCTGTCGGGCTTCTTCGGCCAGCTTGCTATCACCAAGGCCTTCAGCACCGGCAAGGCGTCGGTGGTAGCGCCGTTCGAATACTCGGCGCTGGCCTGGGGCGTGGCGATCGATTGGCTGCTGTGGCAGACGCTGCCCGACGGCTATACCTTGCTCGGCGCCGGCATCATCATCGCCAGCGGCATCTATCTGGTGCGGCGCGAGGCGGTGCATGTCGAGGCCGAGCATCCTTGA
- the lpxC gene encoding UDP-3-O-acyl-N-acetylglucosamine deacetylase encodes MLKQRTIKELVRTTGVGLHSGTKVELTLRPAEPDTGIVFRRVDLSPVVEFPASAMAVGDTRMASVLVKDGARVSTVEHLMSACAGLGIDNLYIEVSAEEIPIMDGSASSFVFLLQQAGVLEQPVAKKFIRVLKPVEVREGKGDKEKWARLTPHDGFKLDFFIEFNHPAVDGTQQRANVDFGDVSYVHDVARARTFGFMQDVEMLRGIGLARGGSLENAIVMDEYRILNSDGLRYDDEFVRHKILDAIGDLYLVGHPLLASYEAHKSGHALNNQLLLELLKHPDAYEIVSFETNESAPPSYLRQMAREWALT; translated from the coding sequence ATGTTAAAACAACGCACCATCAAAGAACTGGTCCGCACCACGGGTGTGGGCCTGCACTCCGGCACCAAGGTCGAGCTGACCCTGCGTCCGGCCGAGCCCGATACGGGCATCGTTTTCCGCCGCGTCGACCTGTCGCCTGTCGTGGAATTCCCCGCCAGCGCCATGGCCGTCGGCGACACCCGCATGGCGTCGGTACTGGTCAAGGACGGCGCCCGGGTCTCGACCGTCGAGCACCTGATGTCGGCCTGCGCCGGCCTCGGCATCGACAACCTGTATATCGAGGTCAGCGCCGAGGAAATCCCCATCATGGACGGCTCGGCGTCGTCGTTCGTGTTTCTGCTGCAGCAAGCTGGCGTACTCGAGCAGCCGGTCGCGAAGAAATTCATCCGTGTGCTGAAACCGGTGGAAGTGCGAGAAGGCAAGGGCGACAAGGAAAAATGGGCGCGCCTGACCCCGCACGACGGCTTCAAGCTGGACTTCTTCATCGAATTCAACCATCCGGCGGTCGACGGCACGCAGCAGCGCGCCAATGTCGACTTCGGCGACGTCTCCTATGTGCACGACGTGGCGCGCGCGCGCACCTTCGGCTTCATGCAGGACGTGGAGATGTTGCGCGGCATCGGCCTGGCGCGCGGCGGGTCGTTGGAGAACGCCATCGTGATGGATGAGTACCGCATCCTCAATTCCGACGGCTTGCGCTATGACGACGAGTTTGTGCGTCATAAGATTTTGGACGCGATCGGTGATCTGTATCTGGTCGGGCATCCGCTGCTCGCCAGTTATGAGGCGCACAAATCGGGCCACGCGCTGAACAACCAGCTGTTGCTGGAACTGCTCAAGCATCCGGACGCGTATGAAATCGTCTCGTTCGAGACCAATGAATCGGCTCCGCCGTCGTATCTGCGCCAGATGGCGCGTGAGTGGGCGCTAACTTAA